In Notamacropus eugenii isolate mMacEug1 chromosome 1, mMacEug1.pri_v2, whole genome shotgun sequence, one genomic interval encodes:
- the ASPRV1 gene encoding retroviral-like aspartic protease 1: MAGRTGGRNGKTHAFTPESFDGHNLNVNRWLHQFDVISDLNNWDDSTQMKFLTESLKGEALDVYTGLNPEVKGDCQAVKDALAEAFHSDTEHEQPHGPKVIVFANSMGKGYYLKGKIEGIPVRFLVDSGAQVSVVHPDLWEQATDGDLDTLRPFENVVKVANGAEMKILGIWDTIVTLGKLEMEAEFLVANASTEEAIIGTDVLQDHGAILDFKHRTCTLRGKKFRLLPVGGSLEEEFDLELIEEISDN, from the coding sequence ATGGCTGGAAGAACCGGAGGTAGAAATGGGAAGACCCATGCCTTCACCCCTGAGTCTTTTGATGGACACAATCTAAATGTGAACCGATGGCTACACCAATTTGATGTCATTAGTGACCTCAACAACTGGGATGATTCTACTCAGATGAAGTTCCTGACTGAGTCTCTCAAAGGAGAAGCCCTGGATGTCTACACAGGACTTAACCCAGAGGTCAAAGGTGACTGCCAGGCTGTGAAAGATGCGCTGGCTGAAGCCTTCCATTCTGACACTGAGCATGAGCAACCTCATGGCCCCAAGGTGATTGTATTTGCTAACAGTATGGGCAAGGGATATTATCTGAAAGGGAAAATTGAGGGTATTCCTGTGAGGTTCCTAGTGGACTCTGGAGCCCAGGTGTCAGTGGTTCATCCAGACTTGTGGGAGCAGGCCACTGATGGAGACTTGGACACTCTCCGACCCTTTGAAAATGTGGTAAAAGTGGCCAATGGGGCTGAGATGAAGATCCTGGGCATCTGGGACACTATCGTGACCCTGGGAAAGCTTGAGATGGAAGCTGAATTCTTGGTGGCCAATGCAAGCACAGAAGAAGCCATCATTGGGACAGACGTACTCCAAGACCATGGTGCCATCTTGGACTTCAAGCACCGCACATGTACCCTGAGAGGAAAGAAGTTCCGCCTTCTGCCTGTTGGAGGTTCCCTAGAAGAAGAGTTTGACCTGGAGCTCATAGAAGAGATCTCTGACAATTGA